GGCACTGATGATCCCAGACGTCACAGAGTGATCGAAGCCGAAAGGAGAGCCGATGGCGGCGACCCATTGCCCGACCTTGAGGTTGGTGGACTTGCCCAGCTCCAGAGTGGGCAGGTTGTTCGCCTCGACCTTGAGGACCGCCACGTCGGTCTTCTCGTCGGCACCGACCAGTTCTGCCTCGAGTTCACGGCGGTCGTTGAGGCGTACCAGGATCTCGTCGGCATCCTTGACCACATGGGCGTTGGTCATGATGTAGCCGTCCTCATCGAAGATGAAGCCCGAGCCCAGTGACTGACGCTGCTCGTCACCGCGATTGGGACCACCGCCCGGGGGCATCGGGAAGCGGTCACCGAAGAAGTGGCGGAAAATTTCCGGCACCTCCTGTCCCCCGAACTGCCGGGAGGAGGTCATGGACCTCTCGACCTTGCGAGAGGTGGAGATGTTAACCACGGCCGGCGCCGCCTTGTCGACCAGTTCCGTGAAGTCTGGCAGTCTTGGCTCGGCAAAGGCTGGCGTTGCCACCATCAGCAATAGCACCAGGCTCATCACCCAGGAGAGCGAATGGGGCTTGTGCATCTCGATTGGCTCCTGTTTTTCGGTTGCATGGAACTTGTCAGCGCCCTTGATACAGCGCCCACTTTCCAAAGTTCCTGATGCACAAGCCAACCCTGGTGTGTGACGGGTTCGGTCAGGCCGTCAGCACGGCGTTGCCCAACCAGCCGTTGTGGACCACCAGCCCCAGCAGCACGCTGGCCTCGATGCGGTTGATGCAACGGGGGCCCTCAGCCTGATGGCACCATCACCCAAGCCTTGCAGATCTTCAGCTATACATTCCGTTCGCACTCACCGAACCCAAACCATGCGACGGGCCTGTGATTATCATGCGCCGTTGATCATCACCCGCGCCAAGGCCCCGTCAGTGGCGATGCTCTCGCTGGAAGTCTACGAGGCGCTGTAGATGAGGTGCTCAGGCAGCACTCGTGTGGCCCACTGGCGGAACTGCACGGCGCGCCGGGAGTTGACCCGGTACCCGACCGAGATGATGGCATCAAGGTTGTAATGCCTGACGCGCCGCCTCACCCGCCCTCGCCCTTCCTGACGAACTACCGAGGATTCCTCGGTAGTTGCCGTTTCATCCAGCTCCGCATCGGCATAGATGTTTTTCAAGTGCAGGCTAATGTTATCGGTGTGAGGTATCGAAGACCTCTGCCATCTGCCGCTGGCTCAGCCAGACCGTCTCCTGATCGGCATCCAGCCGCACCTCCACGGAGTGCTCACCATGCTGGTGGATGACCAGAGATGCCTGGCTATGGGTGCTCATCGTCGTCCCTGTCCCTGCCGTCTGCCGAAACCTGAGGCTTATGCCCTCTTGTTATGCAAGTGGGCAACTGCCCGTGGATTCATAGAGCCGTCATGCTACGCCGCAGCGCCCCGGGGCGCCAATCGGTGCCGGCTGCCAGAGCGGACCCGCGCCGGCCATGTCGGCGCCTTATTTTAGTTTTGGCCCGAGCCTAAAATAAGCCGCCACGCTGTTTCAGGTTCCGGCGGCCCGAGGGGGGCGCGACCAGGTGTCCCGACATGTCGATACCATCGACATGTCCCGCCGACGTGTCGAAAAAACGGCGATTTTTAACCATGTCGTGATGACATGTCGATGGGGTGGACATGACCGGTCGCCAGCGCGCGGCAGGCAGCGGAAGAGGCCCATCGGCTCGTCTTCAGAGGGCGTCATTCGGAGCCGCGAGCACCGCCTCGCGGGTCAGGCTACGGCCAGCCGTCTCCCGGGGGCGGGAGTCACCCCAGGGGACGGCCCTGGGGCGCGGAGGTCGGGCCGGTGTAGCTCACGCGGTCCGTCGCGTGGGGCTCAGGCGAGACGCAGCGCAGGCTCCACGGCCCCATGGCAGCCGGGCAGGCGCTCGGCCAGCTCGATGGCGAAGACGCCGCCATCCGCCTCCGCCGGGGCCGCCATGCCCTCCCGGGCCGTGGTGACATAGAGGGTGGTGAGGTTCGCGCCGCCGAACACCGGGCAGGAGGGCTGGCGCGCGGGCACCCTCACGTGGGCGATCTCGTCGCCCTCGGGGCTCAGCCGGGCCACGCGCCCGGCGCCCCACAGGGCGAGCCACAGGCAGTCCTCGCTATCCATCACGGCTCCGTCGGGGCCGCCCCCCGAATCGCGCAGGTCGGCCCAGGGCTCGGGCTCCGCGAAGGCGCCATCCTGGACGCGCGCGGGGAAGCCCTGGTCGTCCAGCGTCCAGCGCATCACCCAGCCGGTCGCGGTGTCGCTGAAATAGGCGTGGCGGCCGTCGGGCGAGAAGCACAGGGCGTTGGGGATGGTCAGCCCCCGGCGCAGGCAGGTGAGCTCGCCGCGATGCAGGCGATAGAGGCTGCCGGCGCCCGCCTCGGCGCCGAGCCCCATGGTGGAGAGCCACAGGCTGCCATGGGTGTCGACGCGGGCATCGTTGCTGCGGGTGACGGGGTTGTCGGTCTCGAAGGGCAGGAAGGCGCGGGTCTCGCCGGTCTGCGGGTCGAAGCGCGACAGCCGGTTCTCCGCCACCAGCAGGTAGTCGCCGTCGCGGGTCAGCGCCGCGTAGGAGGTCCGGCGATCCAGCCGGGTGACGCGATGCTCACGGCCATCGCCGCGGGCACGGTGCAGCTCGCCGGCCAGGATATCCAGCCAGCGTAGCTCGCTGCGCCCAGCGTCCCAGCCGGGGCCCTCGCCCAGCGCGCAGCGACTGTCGATCAGCAGTTGCGCCTGGCCGAGGCACGGGCCGGGCGGCAAGGTCTCGTTGGACGGGGACTCGCTCATGCTCGGGGTTCTCCTCTCGGGGCGTGTCAGAGTGCCTGCTGCCAGGCCGTGACCAGCGCGCGGGTCCGCTCGCTCACCTCGGCGGCCGTCAGTCCCGGCGTATAGAGGGCGGTCCCCAGGCCCGCCCCGTGCACGCCGGCGGCGCGCCAGTCGGCGAAGTTGTCGCTGCCGATGCCGCCCACCGCATAGAGCTCGGTGCCCGCGGGCAGCACGGCCATCATCGCCTTCATGTTGGCGATACCGACCTGGGAGGCGGGGAACAGCTTGAGGCCGGAGGCCCCCGCCGCCAGGGCCGCGAAGGCCTCGGTGGGGGTGACGATACCGGGCAGGGAGACCATCCCGAGACGCCGGCTCTCGCCGATCACCGCCTCGTTCATGTTCGGCGAGACGATCAGGCGACCGCCGGCGGCGTGTACCTCGCGCACCTGCTCGGCCGTCAGCACGGTGCCGGCCCCCACCAGGATCTCCTCGCCGCCGCGCTCGGCAGCGTGCGCCGCCAGGCGGCGGAGGCTCTCCAGGGGCTCGGGCGAGTTGAGCGGCACCTCGATGCGGGTGATGCCGGCGTCGATGACGGCTTCGGCGATGGCGATGACCTCGTCCGGCGTGACGCCGCGCAGGATGGCGACCAGTGGCAGGCTCATACAAGCTCCTTGCAGTCTCGGGGCGGCCGGGCGGCCGCGCCTCAGGGGGTTGCGGGCGGCGTGGCGTGGTGGATGCGCCCCAGGCCGGCCAGGATCATGTCGGCATTGGCGTGCTCGTCGACCACGAAGCCCCGGTGCTCGAGGGCGATCCGGTAGCGCCGGCACAGCGCCTCGGCACCGATCAGCACGACGGGGCTGCCGGGGGCCAGCGTTGCGGTGGCACCGGCCAGCTCGAGGCCCAGCACCAGGCCGGACAGGCGCGCCGCCAGCCTTTCGCCACGCCGGGCATCGCGGGGCAGCGAGGCATCGAGCAGGTCCCGGGCCCGGATGCCGAACAGCTCGGCACTCAGGCGCTCGGGCGAGGCCATGGCGGTGTCGATGCCGTCCAGGTAGGCCGCGCGCTGCGCCGCGTCGTCGAGGTCATCGGCGTGAAGCGAATGCTTCAGCACCGAATCCCGGCTGAGCAGCTGGTAGAGCTCGCCGCTCATGAAGGTGGTGAAGCCCGTGATGCGGCCCGCCTCGAGGCGCACCCACTTGGCGTGGGTACCCGGCAGGCAGACGGCGCCGCTGAAGTCGGGATGGCCGGCGACCAGGCCGGACAACTGGGTCTCCTCGCCGCGCATCACGTCGAAGGCCTCGCCGCCGTCCGGCGCGGCGTGCCGACAGAGCCCCGGCACGATCCGCACGCGCAGGCGGGCATCGCGGGTGGTCACCGGGGTCAGCTGGCCGCCGAGACGCCCGAGGGTATCGGTCGCCCCGGCATCCAGCGGCAGGTAGGCGGCCTCGACCCAGCCCTGGCGGGCCCCGGCCATGCCGCACACCAGCACCTCGGTCGGCCGGTGCCCCGCCGCCGGCGGCAACCAGTCACCGATCACCGCCAGCAGCGCCCCCTCGAACTCGTCAGCGGCCAGGCCCAGCATGCCGCGCGGCGCGCTGCCCTCGGCGATGACCCGGTCGTCGGCATCCAGCGCCCAGGCCCGCAGGTTGCTGGAGCCCCAGTCCACGGCGATCCAGGCCGGGGAGACGCTCGCGTCGGCCGAGACGCTCATGCTCGTCCTCCATCGACCACCAGGGGCTGGCCCTTCGGGTCGCCGAAGGTCGGGTCGTTGAAGCTGACACTCATATCTCTCCCCTCACTCTTCACTCCTGACACCTCGCGTCTTACCACTCGGCCACCGAGCCGTCCTCGTGGGTCCATACCGGGTTGCGCCAGCGGTGGCCCACCTTGGCGCGCTCCTCGACGAAGGCCTCGTCGATCTCGACGCCCAGCCCCGGCCCCTGGGGAATGGCGCAGAAGCCATCCTCGATGGCCAGCGCCGACTTGTCGACCAGGTAGTCGAGCACGTCATTGTCCTTGTTGTAGTGGATGCCCATGCTCTGCTCCTGGATGAAGGCGTTGTGGCAGACCGCATCCACGTGCAGCGAGGTGGCCAGGGTCAAGGGCCCCAGCGGGCAATGCGGCGCCAGGGCCACGTCATGGGCGGAGGCCAGGGCGGCGATCTTGAGGCCCTCGCTGATGCCCCCGCAGTGCGAGAGATCCGGCTGGACGATGTCGATCATGCCGTCGGCCAGCAGGTCGCGGAATTCGAAGCGGGTGTGCAGGCGCTCGCCGGTGGCCAGCGGGTAGCCCAGGCCGCCGGCGATCTGCTTGAGGCACGGCAGGTGCTCGGGGGCCACCGGCTCCTCGACGAACATCGGGTGGAAGGGCTCCAGCTCGCGCAGCAGGGCCTTGGCCATCGGGCGATGCACGCGGCCATGGAAGTCGATGCCGATGCCGACGTCCGGTCCCACGGCGTCCCGGGCCTCGGCGACCCGGGCCACGGCCTCATCGACCTTGCGGTGGGAGTCGACGATCTGCATCTCCGGCGTGCCGTTCATCTTGAAGGCGGTGAAGCCCTGGTCGACCAGGGCACGGGCGCCGGCGCCCACGTCGCCGGGCCGGTCGCCGCCGGTCCAGGCATACATGCGCATCCGGTCGCGCACCGGGCCGCCCAGCAGCTGGTGCACGGGCACGCCCAGGTCGCGGCCCTTGAGGTCCCAGAGCGCCTGGTCGATGCCGGCGATGGCCGACATCAGGATCGGGCCGCCACGATAGAAGCCGGCGCGATACATCACGTTCCAGAGGTGCTCGATATGGCGCGGGTCCTGTCCGACCAGGTAGTCGGAAAGCTCGTGCACGGCCGCCTCCACCGTGGCGGCGCGGCCCTCGATGACCGGCTCGCCCCAGCCATAGCAGCCCTCGTCGGTCTCGATCTTGAGGAACAGCCAGCGGGGCGGCACCTGCCAGGTCTTGAGTCGGGTGATCTTCATGGGGTGGGTCCTCGGGTGGGGCAAGTGGCGATGGCCGCGCCGTGGCGCGCCGTGGCGCGGCCGCGGGTCAGTCGTTCAGCGAGGCCGGACGCGTCAGCGGGCGCGTGCCGGGCTCGACGCCGAGGTCGGCGGCGGTGCGCGCCAGGACACGCTCCGTGGCGTCGCGAGCCGCCTCGGGATCCCGCAGGCGGATGGCGTCGAAGACCTGGCGATGACGCTCCAGGCTGTCGTCCAGGGAGCCGGCCTGGTGATGGGAGTGCTGGATCAGGGCGATGATGGAGGGCCGCAGCAGCAGTCCCATCTGGCGCCAGACCAGGTTGTGGCTGGCGCGGTAGATGGCATCGTGAAAGGCGACGTCATGGTCGGCATGTTCCTCTCGACGCGCCGGGTCGGCGGCAGTGTCGCACATCCCGACCAGCGCCGATTCGATCCGCGCCAGGTCCTGGCCCGTGGCCGCCAGGGCGGCGAGCTCGCTGACGAACGGCTCGGCGGACAGGCGAAAGGCGAAGACCTCCCGGACCAGCTGCGGATGCGGCGCCTCGAGGCCGGCCATCCACTCGCTCATCTGCGGGTCGAGGAGATGCCAGTCCTCGATATCGCGCACCATCGTGCCGCGCCCCGCGGTGCGCTCGATCAGGCCGCTGCCGCTCAGCTCGGCGAGGGCGTTGCGCACGCGATTGCGACTGGCCGAGAAGTGCTCGCACAGGTCCCGCTCGCGGGGGAAGGTCTCACCGCTCGCCCATTGGCCCGACAGGATGGCATGCGCCAGCGTGGTGGCCAGGGCCTGGGCCCCGCCGGCGTCGGGCGGCAGCGGAAGCTGGGATAGCGTCGTCAAGGGTGATCTCCGAAATATCCGACCTTACTATATAAATGTCTGACATTTCTTTCAAGCTCCCCTGCCTGCCGGCCGACTAGACCTTGGTCGCAACGGTCCGGCGGCGGGCGGGTCGCACAACGACCCGCTGAGGACATGCCCCACTTCCAGACGACCATTCCATGGAAAGCCAACCTTTCAGACCAACAGAGTGGATAAAGATTGTCTTCTAGATTATTCTCCCGCCTCGACAGCGGAGACACCCCTCGGCTGTAGCGTCGGCGGCCCTACCCGGGCCGCCTGACCGATCAGGAGAACCACCATGTCCTCTGACCCCGTCACCCTGATGGTGGCGCGTCGCGTGGCCCGCGGCCGCTACCGGGATTTCCTCGCCTGGCTCGACGAGGGCCGCGCACTGGCCGCGGACTTCGGCGGCTACCTGGGCTCCGGCGTGCTGGCCCCGCCCCCCGACGATGACGAGTACCAGATCATCTTCCGCTTCCGCGACGCCGAGACCCTCGCCACTTGGGAGCACTCCGCCTCGCGCCGGGCCTGGCTGGCCCGCGGCCAGGGCCTGTTCGAAGCGCCCCAGGAGCACCGCGCCACTGGCCTGGATCACTGGTTCCAGCCGGCCGGCGGCGCCGCACCGCCGCGCTGGAAGCAGGCCATCGCCATCTGGCTCGCCTTCTTTCCCGTCTCGCTCGGCTTCCAGCTGCTGTTCGGCGAGGCCCTGGCGGACCTGCCCCTGGTGCCGCGGGTGCTGGCCAGCACCCTGATGCTCACCCCGGTGATGGTGTTCCTGTTCATTCCCCTCTCGACCCGGCTGCTGGGGCCCTGGCTGCGCGGCGAGGTCGCACCCCTGCCCCGCCTGGCGCGCCTGCTGAGAGCCTGAGTGGCGCCGCGGGCCATCTCCCTATCCGGGAGAGGCATGGTAGGCTGGCAGTCGTTTCCCCATTCGGAGCCCGACCATGACCGACGCCGCTCAGCTCCTCGAGACCCTGGTGGGCTTTGCCACCGTCTCGCGTGACTCGAACCTGGACCTGATCGCCTTCGTCGAGGACTATCTCGACCGCCACGGCGTCGAGCACTGGCGCGTCGACAACGACGACGGCACCAAGGCCAACCTGCTGGCCCGGATCGGGCCGGCCGTGGAGGGTGGCGTGGTGCTGTCCGGCCACACCGACGTGGTGCCGGTGGACGGCCAGCCCTGGTCCAGCGACCCCTTCGTGCTGCGCGACGGCGGCGATGGCCGCCTCTACGGCCGCGGCACCTGCGACATGAAGGCCTTCATCGCCTGCGCCCTGGCCGAGGTGCCGCGCTGGGTGACCCTGGACCTCGAGCGCCCCCTCTACCTGGCCTTCTCCTACGACGAGGAGGTCGGCTGCCTGGGCGCGCCGCGGCTGATCGAGCGGCTGCTGGCCGACCATCCCCGGCCGGCGGCGGTGTTCGTCGGCGAGCCGACCCTGATGCAGCCCGTGGTGGCCCACAAGGGCAGCACCAACCTGCGCACCACCGTGACCGGCCGCGCCGCCCACTCCAGCCAAGTCAACCAGGGCGTCTCGGCGATCCACGTCGCCGCCCGCCTGGTGACCCGCATCGAGGACGTGATGGCCGAGCTGCGTGCCGAGGGCCGGGTCGACGAGGCCTTCAACGTCGCCCACTCGAGCCTGCACGTGGGCAAGATCGCCGGCGGCACCGCCATCAACATCATGGCCCGGGAGTGCAGCTTCGACTGGGAGGTGCGCCACCTGCCGGGGGATCGCTTCGAGGACCTGCTGGCTCGGGTCGAGGCCTACGCCGACGAGTTGCAGGCCGAGATGCATGCCCGGGCGCCGGAAACGGGGATCCGCACCGAGCGCCTCACCAACACCGTGCCCGCGCTGGCCGATGACGACAACGCCGAGGTGCTCGCCCTGTGCCGGGCGCTGGTCGGCGAGGTACCCTCCGGGGCGGTGGCCTATGCCACCGAGGCCGGCCAGTTCCAGCGCGCCGGCCTGTCCACGGTGATCTGCGGCCCGGGCAGCATCAGTCAGGCCCACCAGCCGGACGAATACCTCGAGATCGAGCAGCTCGAGGCCGGGGTGGCCTTCATGCAGGCCCTGGGGCGGCAGCTGGCGGAGGCCCGCTGAGATGCCGCGACTGCTGATCGTCAAGACCGGTGATACCTTCGAGGACGTGGCGCGGGTCCACGGCAACTTCGAGGAGCTCTTCCTGGCCGTGCTGCGGCCGCTGGCCAGGCGCCATCCCGCCCTGTCCCTGTCGGTCTTCGATGCCCGCCGCGACGGCGCCCCGCCCGCGCTGGACACCCTCGACGGCCTGGTGATCACCGGCTCCCATGCCATGGTCAGCGACGCCGAGCCCTGGAGCGAGGCG
The Halomonas sp. M4R1S46 DNA segment above includes these coding regions:
- the argE gene encoding acetylornithine deacetylase; translated protein: MTDAAQLLETLVGFATVSRDSNLDLIAFVEDYLDRHGVEHWRVDNDDGTKANLLARIGPAVEGGVVLSGHTDVVPVDGQPWSSDPFVLRDGGDGRLYGRGTCDMKAFIACALAEVPRWVTLDLERPLYLAFSYDEEVGCLGAPRLIERLLADHPRPAAVFVGEPTLMQPVVAHKGSTNLRTTVTGRAAHSSQVNQGVSAIHVAARLVTRIEDVMAELRAEGRVDEAFNVAHSSLHVGKIAGGTAINIMARECSFDWEVRHLPGDRFEDLLARVEAYADELQAEMHARAPETGIRTERLTNTVPALADDDNAEVLALCRALVGEVPSGAVAYATEAGQFQRAGLSTVICGPGSISQAHQPDEYLEIEQLEAGVAFMQALGRQLAEAR
- a CDS encoding type II toxin-antitoxin system Phd/YefM family antitoxin, which encodes MRRACDYHAPLIITRAKAPSVAMLSLEVYEAL
- a CDS encoding antibiotic biosynthesis monooxygenase, which gives rise to MSSDPVTLMVARRVARGRYRDFLAWLDEGRALAADFGGYLGSGVLAPPPDDDEYQIIFRFRDAETLATWEHSASRRAWLARGQGLFEAPQEHRATGLDHWFQPAGGAAPPRWKQAIAIWLAFFPVSLGFQLLFGEALADLPLVPRVLASTLMLTPVMVFLFIPLSTRLLGPWLRGEVAPLPRLARLLRA
- a CDS encoding 2-dehydro-3-deoxy-6-phosphogalactonate aldolase, producing the protein MSLPLVAILRGVTPDEVIAIAEAVIDAGITRIEVPLNSPEPLESLRRLAAHAAERGGEEILVGAGTVLTAEQVREVHAAGGRLIVSPNMNEAVIGESRRLGMVSLPGIVTPTEAFAALAAGASGLKLFPASQVGIANMKAMMAVLPAGTELYAVGGIGSDNFADWRAAGVHGAGLGTALYTPGLTAAEVSERTRALVTAWQQAL
- a CDS encoding FadR/GntR family transcriptional regulator, whose translation is MTTLSQLPLPPDAGGAQALATTLAHAILSGQWASGETFPRERDLCEHFSASRNRVRNALAELSGSGLIERTAGRGTMVRDIEDWHLLDPQMSEWMAGLEAPHPQLVREVFAFRLSAEPFVSELAALAATGQDLARIESALVGMCDTAADPARREEHADHDVAFHDAIYRASHNLVWRQMGLLLRPSIIALIQHSHHQAGSLDDSLERHRQVFDAIRLRDPEAARDATERVLARTAADLGVEPGTRPLTRPASLND
- the rhuM gene encoding RhuM family protein, which encodes MRRRVRHYNLDAIISVGYRVNSRRAVQFRQWATRVLPEHLIYSAS
- a CDS encoding SMP-30/gluconolactonase/LRE family protein, with protein sequence MSESPSNETLPPGPCLGQAQLLIDSRCALGEGPGWDAGRSELRWLDILAGELHRARGDGREHRVTRLDRRTSYAALTRDGDYLLVAENRLSRFDPQTGETRAFLPFETDNPVTRSNDARVDTHGSLWLSTMGLGAEAGAGSLYRLHRGELTCLRRGLTIPNALCFSPDGRHAYFSDTATGWVMRWTLDDQGFPARVQDGAFAEPEPWADLRDSGGGPDGAVMDSEDCLWLALWGAGRVARLSPEGDEIAHVRVPARQPSCPVFGGANLTTLYVTTAREGMAAPAEADGGVFAIELAERLPGCHGAVEPALRLA
- a CDS encoding 2-dehydro-3-deoxygalactonokinase, translating into MSVSADASVSPAWIAVDWGSSNLRAWALDADDRVIAEGSAPRGMLGLAADEFEGALLAVIGDWLPPAAGHRPTEVLVCGMAGARQGWVEAAYLPLDAGATDTLGRLGGQLTPVTTRDARLRVRIVPGLCRHAAPDGGEAFDVMRGEETQLSGLVAGHPDFSGAVCLPGTHAKWVRLEAGRITGFTTFMSGELYQLLSRDSVLKHSLHADDLDDAAQRAAYLDGIDTAMASPERLSAELFGIRARDLLDASLPRDARRGERLAARLSGLVLGLELAGATATLAPGSPVVLIGAEALCRRYRIALEHRGFVVDEHANADMILAGLGRIHHATPPATP
- the dgoD gene encoding galactonate dehydratase yields the protein MKITRLKTWQVPPRWLFLKIETDEGCYGWGEPVIEGRAATVEAAVHELSDYLVGQDPRHIEHLWNVMYRAGFYRGGPILMSAIAGIDQALWDLKGRDLGVPVHQLLGGPVRDRMRMYAWTGGDRPGDVGAGARALVDQGFTAFKMNGTPEMQIVDSHRKVDEAVARVAEARDAVGPDVGIGIDFHGRVHRPMAKALLRELEPFHPMFVEEPVAPEHLPCLKQIAGGLGYPLATGERLHTRFEFRDLLADGMIDIVQPDLSHCGGISEGLKIAALASAHDVALAPHCPLGPLTLATSLHVDAVCHNAFIQEQSMGIHYNKDNDVLDYLVDKSALAIEDGFCAIPQGPGLGVEIDEAFVEERAKVGHRWRNPVWTHEDGSVAEW